A window of the Scleropages formosus chromosome 5, fSclFor1.1, whole genome shotgun sequence genome harbors these coding sequences:
- the LOC108942116 gene encoding 40S ribosomal protein S16-like, with amino-acid sequence MPAKGPLQSVQVFGRKKTATAVAHCKRGNGLIKVNGRPLEMIEPATLQYKLLEPVLLLGKERFAGVDIRVRVKGGGHVAQIYAIRQAISKSLVAYYQKYVDEASKKEIKDILIQYDRTLLVADPRRCEAKKFGGPGARARYQKSYR; translated from the exons ATGCCGGCTAAAGGTCCTTTACAGTCCGTCCAGGTTTTCGGACGTAAA AAAACAGCCACGGCCGTTGCCCACTGCAAGCGCGGCAATGGCCTCATCAAGGTGAACGGTCGGCCTCTGGAGATGATTGAACCGGCCACTCTGCAGTACAAG CTGCTGGAGCCTGTCCTGTTGCTTGGCAAAGAGCGCTTTGCAGGAGTTGACATCAGGGTGCGTGTCAAGGGTGGTGGACATGTAGCACAGATCTACG CTATTCGTCAGGCAATCTCCAAATCCCTTGTGGCATACTACCAGAAAT ATGTGGACGAAGCTTCCAAGAAAGAGATCAAGGACATCCTGATCCAGTATGACAGGACCCTGCTGGTGGCCGACCCGCGCCGCTGCGAGGCCAAGAAGTTCGGTGGACCTGGAGCCCGTGCACGCTATCAGAAGTCTTACCGTTAG